The stretch of DNA TAGGAGGTGCTTCAACAAGTAATTTGAGCTGTACCGATTGTGCTACCCCTATTTTCAGTCCACCTACTTCAATAGGTGATTATGTGTATTCGGTGCGAATCAGTAGTGGCGGCGAAGACTGCGAAAAAACATTGACCACTACCATTCACGTTGAGCATACAGAATTAAATGTAAGTGCAAATCCAAGTAGTATCTGCAAAGGTCAAACAGCCGTATTGACTGCAAGTGGAAATGCAGAAAGTTATGTGTGGCAAAACAGTTTGGGGGAAATCATTGCCAATACATCCAGTATTGAAGTGAACCCCGAATCTGACGAGACTTATACCGTCAGTACGCAAGGGGTGTTTTGCGCTCTTACTGAAACGATACAATTGGAAGTGTGTCAATTAGATGCCATAATTGAAGCCTCTGATGAATTTATTTGCAAGGGTGACAGCGTTACAATCACTGCAATGGGTGACGGCAACCATACTTGGCTGGATAGTGACAATAATTTTCTTGGCACAGGCAATGAACTGATTGTCAGTCCCATTGTCAATACGGTCTATCAATTGGTGGCAATGCAAAATGAATTTGCAGATACGTCCAGTATTCTCATTGCTGTTGAACCAACGATGGGAATACAGGTATTTCCCGAACATCCAGTGATTTGCGAAACCCAAGAAAGTGTTCTCTTAGAAATTGTAAACCCCATTGAAGGAGTGGTTTACGAATGGGAGGAAAGTGAGGATTTGGAGATTTTGGGTACAACGGGAATCTTTGCCCTTGCTTATCCAAGTTCTGATAAAACCTATAAGGTTCACGCTATATCACCCGCAGGATGTTTGCTGTCTCAAGAAGTGATGGTAAGCGTTGGAGGGCAAGAACTGCAAATCACCGTAGATGCGCCATCAGTAGTTTGTATAGACTTGGAAAATCCTTTTCCTTTTATGATTCATGCTTATGGCGCAGAAAAATATACATGGACTCCAATTGGGGGAGGAATTATCGCTAACAGTGGATCGAGTCAAGCTATTTTTATACCCAATCCTGCCAATAACGAAATTATCTATACTGTCACTGGAACAAGTACGGATGGTATGTGTATAGGTTCAGCGGAGTTTCAAATTAAAGTAGTCGATGCACCAAAAGTATCGGTCGAAGTGTCGGGAGTTTGCGAAGGAGAAACAATAGTCTTGGAAGCCATCATTGAAGGAGGTGGTGAAAATTTTGAATATGAATGGTCTCCTGTTACTGGTTTGAGCAATCCAAATAGCCGTACCACAAGTGTAATGATTGACCAACCAATGACTTATACTTTAGCAGTTCGAAACACAGATTTGGGATGTGAAACGATAGAAACTGTAGAGGTGGCTTTTGGAAAAGTCGTTGCGCTTTCTCCAACATTTCAGCAAATTTGTGAGGCAGGTGAAATGGTGTCTTTTTCTGTTGATGGTGGTATAGATGCAACTTACCAATGGACAGACCCAAATGGAAACATGCTTCCAAATACAACGGGTGATTTAGAAACAATGGATTCCGTATCAGGCATTTATACGGTGAATGTAACTACTTTGCAGGGATGTGAAGAAGTGATTAATTTTGAGGTGATGCTTAGAGAATTACCTGATGTTTCTGCTTCTACCGATTTTGTAGCAGTCTGCAAAGGCGATACTGTGCGCTTAGAACTCAGTGGAGCATTGACCTACGAGTTGACCGAAAACAATGGACTGCCCTTTGAAGCCATTTATCTGTCTGATAATGAGGTGGAAATAGTGACAGAAAGTGATTTGGAATTGAGCATTGTGGGAACAGATGAATTTGGTTGTAGTGGCGTTTTTGTTACAAATATTGAGTTACTGAATGAACCAACAAGTGTGAAAGATGGAGGTTTTATCTGTTTTGGTGACAGTATAGAACTTTCAGCAGAAGGAGGAGAAGGTGCAACGTATATGTGGACTCCTACGACTTCTTTAAACAATCCAAACATAGCCAATCCTATTGCAAATCCTAATGAATCAATTGTTTACATGGTTTCTATCATAGACAAAAATGGCTGTACATCTGAACACACTGCCACTGTGATTGTCTCGGAGGAAGTAGTAGCAGATTTAACCGCAAATCCTAATGTGATTTGTACAGAAGGGGCGAATAAGCCAGTTGTAATGAAGGTAGCCTTCCATACGAACTACTCCTACACTTTCTACAACGAGAATGGCGATACAATTGCACAAAACCACACTGGTCAAACTATTGTAATTCCTTCATCCACAACAACTTACAGCGTAATAGTGACAAACAATAGCGGTTGCACCGCAACAGACGAAATCACCATTGAAGTAGAAGACCTTCAACTCGAATTAGCCGAAAATTTCATCGTTTGTGAAAACGAAGTCCTCTCGCTTCAAACCCTTCCCGACCTACCCAATGTTTCGTATGAATGGACTCCGAGCATTGGACTGAATGATTCTCATACTGCAAACCCTACCATTACCACCACAGAAACAAGAACTTACACCCTTACCACCATTTCAACTTTGGGCTGTATGGACACCATCCAAACGACCATTGAAGTAGCCGAAGACTGCGTTTACCCAGGCGATGCCGACGACAATGGCAAGGTGAATATGTTTGATTTGTTTGCGATTGGACAACATTTTGGCAAAAGTGGATTTGCCCGAAACAGCATCAGCAACAAGTGGCAGGGCTTTGGCGTGTATGATTGGAATGGAATACAAACAAATGGCAAGAATATCAAATACATAGACTGCAATGGCGATGGTGAAATTGGCTTCAAAGATACGGTGGCCTTGGTGTATAATTTTGACCTGCACCAAAAAAGCGGTGGTTTTACCAAAGGCGTTTTGGGCGACCCCGAACTGCAATTCATCCCCAATTTTGAGGTGATTGGCGTGGGTGAAACTTTGGAATTGGAGGTGTGGATAGGGAGCAACGAAAATCCTGTAAATGATTTGTATGCCATTGCTTTTGAAACTTTCTTCAATACAAACCTGATAGATGCAGGTTCTATTTCAATGGATTACACAGCAAGTGATATGGGAACAGTTGGCGTGGATTTGTTGGCAGTAGATTTGGTGAATGAATCAACAGGACGTATCAATGTTTCGATGGCAAAAATTGACCCTCCTGGCTTATCGGGTCGTTTGTATCTCTTGACCATCCGCATGAAAACCCAAGATATTATCAACTCCGAAAATTTCTCCTTCAATATCACTGATTTTGGAGCGACCAATTCGAATTCAAATGAACTTTTGGTGAATGTGGACAACACGCCTACGATTGAGGTGAATCCCGAAATCGTTGGTATTGAAGCCCTCTCTACTTCAATTCCTTACCAATTGTACCCTTCTTTCACCCAAGATGGTTTCTATTTGAACTACACACTTCAAAAAAAACCATCTGTTCAAGTCACCTTATTTGACTTCTCTGGGCGACAATTGGGGATATTGTGTCGACAAACTGAATCGAGTTTGGGCAGTTTTCAGCAATATATTGACTTGAAGGAAAGGAACTTAGCTGCAGGAGTGTATCTTATTGAAGTGAAAGTGGAAGGAAGGACGTATCGGGAGAAAATCGTGCTTTATTAAGGGTATTTAACTACCCCGCCCAATTCTCTCGATCTAAAGTCCGAAACTGAATTGCCTCTGCAATATGCTCAAAAGTGATGTTCTCCTCCCCTGCCAAATCTGCAATCGTGCGGGATACCTTCAAAATACGGTCGTAAGCACGAGCAGACAAACCCAGTTTTTCCATTGCAGCCTTGATAAGATTTTGGCTAAGGTTGTCAATTTTGCAGACCTTTCGCACCATGTTAGCAGGCATTTGAGCATTTGCATGAATACCTTTGAGGGATTCAAAACGTGCGCCTTGCAGTTCTCTCGCTTTCACCACCCGTTCTCGAATGACCTCACTTTTTTCGCCCTCCTTTTCACTCGACAGTTCTTCAAACGACACAGGCGTAACTTCCACATGCAGGTCAATTCGGTCTAAAAGTGGCCCCGAAATTTTGCTCAAGTATTTTTGGACAATGCCGGGAGCGCAAACACAATCTTTCTCAGGATGGTTGTAGTAGCCACAGGGACAGGGATTCATCGAAGCAATCAACATGAAATTGGCGGGGTAATCCACCGACATCCTTGCCCTCGAAATCGTCACCTTTCTATCCTCCATCGGCTGCCGCAATACCTCCAGTACTGCTCGATTGAATTCAGGTAGTTCATCCAAAAACAAAACCCCATTGTGCGCCAACGAAATTTCACCAGGCTGAGGATTACCTCCCCCACCCACCAAAGCAGCATAGCTAATCGTATGGTGAGGAGAGCGAAACGGGCGAGCCGCAATCAGTGACGTATTGGAAGGCAGTTTACCTGCCACAGAATGTATCTTGGTGGTTTCAAGAGCTTCATGCAACGACAAGGGAGGAAGAATACCAGGCAGCCGCTTTGCCAACATGGTTTTTCCTGCCCCAGGAGGTCCTATCAAAATGACATTGTGACCACCAACGGCTGCAATTTCCAAGGCACGCTTGATGTTTTTTTGTCCTTTTACATCCGAAAAATTGAAAAGGGTATCATCCGAATTGTTTTTAAATTCATCTCTCGTATCTATCACAATCGGCTCTAAAACAATAGTTCCCATGATAAAATCCACCACTTCCGAAATATGCTCCACCCCATACACCTCCAAGTCATTGACAATCGCCGCTTCTCGAGCATTTTGTTTGGGCAGTATAAACCCTTTGAATTTTTCCTTTCTGGCACGAATCGCAATCGGCAATGCACCTCTGATAGGACGAAGAGAACCATCCAAAGCCAATTCGCCCATAATGATGTATTTTTCAATATCTTCTGCGGGATTTTTGAATTGATTGCTCGCTGCCATGATGCTGATAGCGATGGTCAGGTCATAAGCAGAGCCTTCTTTGCGGATGTCAGCGGGGGCGAGATTGGCAACGATTTTTTGGCGAGGCATACGGTAGCCATTGTTTTTCAAGGCGGCTTCAATACGGTGTTGTCCTTCTTTGACCGCAGCATCGGGAAGCCCTACAAAGAAATAATGCGGCTGCCCTCCATCTACATTTACTTCCACTTTTATCAATGTCGCATTGACACCGTGAACTGCGCCTCCATGCGTTTTTGCTAAGCCCATAGTAGTTTGTACTTGGTTTTGGTTTTTTGTTATTGTATCTAAATTGGATTAAAGATAGGAATTTTGTGCATATTTCTAAGAGGAAAAATTTAGGATTGTTTCTACAAAATAAAAAGTGCCTACTTTTTCATTCAAAGTAGGCACTTGGATTAAGCAGTGGTCTTTTTCACTTATTGGTTTATAGTTACTGTCTTAATCTTTTGAAGATATAACGGGTAATAAAAATTCCTTCGCCGTCATCCACTCCACCATTAGACTCTACTCCAGATGTAACAAAAGCCAACTCCCAACCATTTGCGGACAAATCGTTTATTTTTGAAGCTACAATAGCGTCATTGGAAGCAATGTTTTCAAATCTAATGCCACCAATATTGAAAAAATTAAGCATTTTGGTTTCTTCAAAATCCTTTACTCGAATATCAGATCTCTTTGATTTGTTTCTTCCTCCATCTTCTTCCGTTCGTTCACTCGTAAAATCTTTGTAGTCACGCTCGCCAGTTTCGGCAATTAGACGAGAACGCCCCAAACCACTGGGAATAATAGATTCAATACTAGTCACAATTTGATATTCATAAGTGGCAATAGGGGTATCTGCTGTTTGACCAAATATCATAGATGTCAGTGCCATAAAAATGATGAAACTAATTGTTTTCATTGTTAAATTATTTTTGAATTAATGCTTACTCTTATAGATTTTCAGCCTCCTCTTTTTGGGTTTGTTTGATTGTTGTCAATCATAAAACTCATTGTATTGTTGCTGCAAATTTATTAGAGAAAAACAAAGTACACAATTACAATTTATAGCTCATATCCTCATATTTGCCTTTTAAAGAGAGTGTTTCCGTGTATCTTCTTTGAAGATACAAAGTAAAATTATTCCACCACCCACTTCTCCACCACATACACATCTCCTATTTGCAACTTCAAATAATACAGCCCTTTCGGCAATGTTTTTGCAGCAAGTGGAAGTTGATAAATACCCTCGTTTTGCTTCTCTTGCTTTAATTCCCACACCGTTTGCCCTGTCCTATTTTGCAGCTTCAATGTCACATTTGAAGGCTTCTGCAATTGGTATTGAAGCGTGCTGTATGAGGTAGAAGGATTTGGAAACAATTGAAGGTCAAAGTCCATTGAAGCGACTTTTTCGATATGGGTAGGCAGCAGTTCTACATTGCTGAGGATGATATCATCTATCAAAAGGGCATCTCCACTTGCGGTGATATTTCGAAAAACAATGTGTCCTTTTTTTCCTTCAAAATCGGCTAAACTTACCTCACGGTCAGCTGGAGACGAATGTTCTTCTGCCTCTATCCTCAAAATCAAGTTGATTTGTATGTCCGATAAATTTTCAAGACTGGGTGTTTCTTCTGCAAAAAGCACCTCATAACTATCAGGAAATTCGCCAAATGTGGTTGAGATAGCCCGCCATTCCATTTTTGCTTGCGAGCCTATTTCCATCATTGGTAAAACCATCCAATCATCGGTAGGTCCTTCTTCGTTTCGATACCAAGAAAGGCTCATCGCTGCCCTGCTTGACATCAATTCGGACTCAATCACGATCCAAGCGTTTTCCTCAAAAAGGGAATCTTTTTCTTGAGCGGGGATCAGCCCGTCTGCATTGATAAGGATAAAATCTTGGGGCATTCCTTCTTCAAAACCTTGCTTGTAAAAGGATTGGGCAAGTGTGGGAGAACATTGAAGTAGGAGAACCGAAAGCTGAAGATAGAAAATTAGATATTTAAGCATAACTCGGTAAATGTATTGAAGCGATGTAATTTTCTTCAAAAATAAAGCAGTATTTTTGAATTATCCTACACTTTCCATCTCTTTTTGTAAAGTTTTAATACACAATACTTTTTTTGTTGAAGAATTGAAGCATATTATTTTTTCTGCAATGAAAGTCAGTGTCAAGGCAGCTATTCATTTTTGAAAAAGTTTGGATATTCGTACTGTCCTTTTTGTTATCTTGCTGCAAAAAAAATCCCTCCATGAAAAAACTCATCCAACTCTTTTTAATCCCGTTTATCATTGGCATTGCAGCTTGTGAAGACGAAGTGAGCATTGAAGACATTGACACTTGCCCTGCTTATCCTGCTGGCGTTCACCTCACTTTGGGCAATCCGAGTGATGCCAATTTGAGCGACAACGACAATTTTTTGTATGTATTTGACAGTTATGCCTTGTCCTACAATTGCAGCAAAGGAACACCGAATTGGGTCAGTTGGCATTTGGATAGCCGATGGACAGGTGAAATTCCCCGTCAAAATAGTTTTCTCACCTACGACTTATATCCCAATGGCTGCAATGTCATTACGACCAAAGATTACACGGGTAGCGGATTTGACAGAGGACACAACTGCCCTTCGGCAGACCGCACTTGTTCGGTGGTAAAGAACGATGAAACGTTTTTGATGCTCAACATCATTCCACAGGCTCCAGATGTGAATCGTGGATTGTGGGCCGAAATAGAAAAGTTCACCAGAGAATTGACCAATGGCGGCAATGAGGTCTATGTCATCATGGGTATTCACGACGAAGGCGGCACGGGCGACAATGGCTACCGAAAATTTTGGGCAGAGGGACAATTGACCATTCCCCGCTATTTGTGGCGGGTGATGATTGTACTGCCTGAAGGCAATGGTGATACAAAGCGATTGGGTGAAGATACCCGGGTAATTGCGGTTTGGGTGGAAAACAAAAATTCGGCAAACCAAAAACCGTGGCATGAATACATTACGACTATTTACGAAATTGAAGCGGCAACGGGCTACGATTTGTTGAGTGATGTTTCGGACGGACGACAAGCCATACTGCAATCGAAGCGAGATGAAGGGCCTTTTTGAAAGAGGTGATTGGTGGGATTAGCGATTGTTTATTATTGACTTAAAAATATATAATAAACTTAATGTAAGTCACATGAGCTGTTTTTTTTCATACCTCTACTACCTCATCTAAAATGGGTCAAAATTTCAAAACATCAAAACACCAACACCTCAAAACACCAACACAAATGAACACAAACATGCTTTCATGGTCAGATTTTATGAAAGTCGAGATGCGGGTAGGAACGATATTGGAGGCCAGTGTCTTCAAAGAAGCCCGAAAACCAGCCTACAAAATGACCATAGACTTTGGAAAAGAATTGGGCATCAAAAAAACATCTGCACAAATAACCGAACTGTATGACTTTGCAGAGCTGATTGGCAAACAAGTCATTGCAGTAGTCAATTTTCCTCCCAAACAAATAGCCAATATCATGAGTGAATGTTTGGTTTTGGGAGTAGTCGGTACAGACAATGCAGTAACATTGCTTCAACCTGAGCGAAAAGTAGAAAATGGAATGAGGATAGGCTAAGGATATTTCAAAAAAATTATTACTTTGTTGCTTTAAAACTTTAAAACTTATCCAATTCACATGGCAATATTATCATTTTTAGGATTTACCATCTTGGTAGCAGTCATTTCGTATATGGCTACCAGAGGTACAGACGAAAATTCCTCAGAAGGTTACTTCTTAGGAGGTCGAAGCCTCACCGCAGGTGTGATTGCAGGTTCTCTTTTGCTGACCAACTTATCTACCGAACAAATTGTAGGTCTTAACGGACAGGCTTATTCTGAAGGGATTTTGGTGATGGCGTGGGAAACCCTTGCAGCTATTGCAATGGTTGTAACGGCGGTATTTTTGTTGCCTCGCTATTTGAAGGGCGGTATCACAACCGTTCCACAGTTTTTGGAGGAACGATATGACAAAACGACCAAGACCATCACTTCTGCTTTGTTTTTGTCGGGTTATGTAGTGGTCTTATTGCCGATTGTATTGTATTCGGGTTCTTTGGCATTTTCTACGATGTTTGACATTCCCGAAGCATTGGGCATTTCACTCGATGCTTCTATTTGGCTGTGTGTGTGGGGTATCGGCATAATTGGATCTATTTATGCCATTTTTGGAGGATTGAAGGCAGTTGCCGTTTCTGATACGGTCAATGCGGTTGGCTTGTTGATTGGCGGCTTGATGATTCCCGTTTTTGGTTTGATGCACATTGGCGGAGGCAGCATTACAGCGGGATTGAGTACTTTGATAGCAGAGGTTCCCGAAAAATTCGACTCTATTGGAGGCAGTGATGCATCCGTGCCTTTTGCCACGATTTTTACAGGAATGATGCTCGTACAGTTGTTTTATTGGGGTACGAATCAGGCAATTATTCAGAGAGCTTTGGCCGCTAAAAACTTGGCAGAAGGACAAAAAGGTTTGTTGTTGGCTGCTTTCTTCAAAATCTTAGGCCCTTTGATTGTGGTTTTACCGGGGGTAATCGCCTATCAAATTTTTCAAGGAAACTTGGAAATTCCAGACCAAGCCTATCCAAAACTAGTCAGTACGGTTTTACCTGTCGGATTGGTAGGATTTTTTGCAGCCGTATTGTTTGGAGCAATTTTGAGTTCTTTCAATAGTGCTTTGAATAGTTCGGTGACGCTGTTCGGTTTAGACATCTACAAAGCCTACATCAACAAAGAAGCAGACGAAAAAACAGTCGTAAAATACGGTAAATTATTTGGCGTTTTTCTCGCAATATTGGCGATGTTCATTGCGCCTTTTATTGCCAAAGCACCTGATGGATTGTTTGGTTATCTGCAAGAGGTGAACGGTTGTTACAGTATTCCGATTTTGACCATCATTGTAGTGGGTTACCTCACCAAAAACGTGCCTGCTCTTGCTGCAAAAATTGCCATTATTTTGGGTGTAGTTTTGTATTCAATTAGCCAATTTATTTTGAAGCCGTTTGTAGTTGGTGCAGAAAACTATCCACACTTCTTGCACGTTATGGCAATTTTGTTTGTCATGAATGTAGGCATCATGCTTTTGATTGGCAAATTGCAGCCTCGTGCCACTGCTTTTGAATTGGCTTATAGTAAGCAAGTGGACATTACACCTTACAAATACCTGATGCCTGTTGGTGGAGCCATTTGTGTAACAGTAATT from Chitinophagales bacterium encodes:
- a CDS encoding choice-of-anchor L domain-containing protein, which encodes MKKILLILTVLFPSMFVLAQIEHTNAPPLDAETFAQRLMGNGIDIFNAQMMCPDSASGFFWNGSTTNLGMESGIILTTGKAEIAFHANTVGSAGIDNGGPGYAPLEEFPNAYNGTFNACVLEFDFIPYGNEITLNYIFGSEEYPEYVGSSFNDIFAILMEGLPEYPANMSTIEKNIAYIPTYPLTQYIICGINFLNFGSFSNLYQPNIIDPYLQYDGQTVRLPAHAEVTPCNTYHITFAISDVSDGIYDSGLFLEENSLESNIPQLQSVATDIDEHNRHLVENCSEGIATVSLSFAPLNEYRLPITKNIEENLDFQLVLGGTATLMEDFLLLEEELIFSGREDDSPLFPEKPVQELRIIPIADNIEEETEYITIGIYLPCSETYSSMDTLWLEDELKASIIENIDICEANEVPLWASGGNEYHWFPADYLDCTDCPNPTATITHDMTYFVNIEKSGCMEQKSVSIFIDENLNSAFLEEETTTCFDQNITLKASGGLSYEWQGIGGASTSNLSCTDCATPIFSPPTSIGDYVYSVRISSGGEDCEKTLTTTIHVEHTELNVSANPSSICKGQTAVLTASGNAESYVWQNSLGEIIANTSSIEVNPESDETYTVSTQGVFCALTETIQLEVCQLDAIIEASDEFICKGDSVTITAMGDGNHTWLDSDNNFLGTGNELIVSPIVNTVYQLVAMQNEFADTSSILIAVEPTMGIQVFPEHPVICETQESVLLEIVNPIEGVVYEWEESEDLEILGTTGIFALAYPSSDKTYKVHAISPAGCLLSQEVMVSVGGQELQITVDAPSVVCIDLENPFPFMIHAYGAEKYTWTPIGGGIIANSGSSQAIFIPNPANNEIIYTVTGTSTDGMCIGSAEFQIKVVDAPKVSVEVSGVCEGETIVLEAIIEGGGENFEYEWSPVTGLSNPNSRTTSVMIDQPMTYTLAVRNTDLGCETIETVEVAFGKVVALSPTFQQICEAGEMVSFSVDGGIDATYQWTDPNGNMLPNTTGDLETMDSVSGIYTVNVTTLQGCEEVINFEVMLRELPDVSASTDFVAVCKGDTVRLELSGALTYELTENNGLPFEAIYLSDNEVEIVTESDLELSIVGTDEFGCSGVFVTNIELLNEPTSVKDGGFICFGDSIELSAEGGEGATYMWTPTTSLNNPNIANPIANPNESIVYMVSIIDKNGCTSEHTATVIVSEEVVADLTANPNVICTEGANKPVVMKVAFHTNYSYTFYNENGDTIAQNHTGQTIVIPSSTTTYSVIVTNNSGCTATDEITIEVEDLQLELAENFIVCENEVLSLQTLPDLPNVSYEWTPSIGLNDSHTANPTITTTETRTYTLTTISTLGCMDTIQTTIEVAEDCVYPGDADDNGKVNMFDLFAIGQHFGKSGFARNSISNKWQGFGVYDWNGIQTNGKNIKYIDCNGDGEIGFKDTVALVYNFDLHQKSGGFTKGVLGDPELQFIPNFEVIGVGETLELEVWIGSNENPVNDLYAIAFETFFNTNLIDAGSISMDYTASDMGTVGVDLLAVDLVNESTGRINVSMAKIDPPGLSGRLYLLTIRMKTQDIINSENFSFNITDFGATNSNSNELLVNVDNTPTIEVNPEIVGIEALSTSIPYQLYPSFTQDGFYLNYTLQKKPSVQVTLFDFSGRQLGILCRQTESSLGSFQQYIDLKERNLAAGVYLIEVKVEGRTYREKIVLY
- a CDS encoding YifB family Mg chelatase-like AAA ATPase, translated to MTKNQNQVQTTMGLAKTHGGAVHGVNATLIKVEVNVDGGQPHYFFVGLPDAAVKEGQHRIEAALKNNGYRMPRQKIVANLAPADIRKEGSAYDLTIAISIMAASNQFKNPAEDIEKYIIMGELALDGSLRPIRGALPIAIRARKEKFKGFILPKQNAREAAIVNDLEVYGVEHISEVVDFIMGTIVLEPIVIDTRDEFKNNSDDTLFNFSDVKGQKNIKRALEIAAVGGHNVILIGPPGAGKTMLAKRLPGILPPLSLHEALETTKIHSVAGKLPSNTSLIAARPFRSPHHTISYAALVGGGGNPQPGEISLAHNGVLFLDELPEFNRAVLEVLRQPMEDRKVTISRARMSVDYPANFMLIASMNPCPCGYYNHPEKDCVCAPGIVQKYLSKISGPLLDRIDLHVEVTPVSFEELSSEKEGEKSEVIRERVVKARELQGARFESLKGIHANAQMPANMVRKVCKIDNLSQNLIKAAMEKLGLSARAYDRILKVSRTIADLAGEENITFEHIAEAIQFRTLDRENWAG
- a CDS encoding T9SS type A sorting domain-containing protein, with translation MKKITSLQYIYRVMLKYLIFYLQLSVLLLQCSPTLAQSFYKQGFEEGMPQDFILINADGLIPAQEKDSLFEENAWIVIESELMSSRAAMSLSWYRNEEGPTDDWMVLPMMEIGSQAKMEWRAISTTFGEFPDSYEVLFAEETPSLENLSDIQINLILRIEAEEHSSPADREVSLADFEGKKGHIVFRNITASGDALLIDDIILSNVELLPTHIEKVASMDFDLQLFPNPSTSYSTLQYQLQKPSNVTLKLQNRTGQTVWELKQEKQNEGIYQLPLAAKTLPKGLYYLKLQIGDVYVVEKWVVE
- a CDS encoding DNA/RNA non-specific endonuclease — translated: MKKLIQLFLIPFIIGIAACEDEVSIEDIDTCPAYPAGVHLTLGNPSDANLSDNDNFLYVFDSYALSYNCSKGTPNWVSWHLDSRWTGEIPRQNSFLTYDLYPNGCNVITTKDYTGSGFDRGHNCPSADRTCSVVKNDETFLMLNIIPQAPDVNRGLWAEIEKFTRELTNGGNEVYVIMGIHDEGGTGDNGYRKFWAEGQLTIPRYLWRVMIVLPEGNGDTKRLGEDTRVIAVWVENKNSANQKPWHEYITTIYEIEAATGYDLLSDVSDGRQAILQSKRDEGPF
- a CDS encoding tRNA-binding protein, with the protein product MNTNMLSWSDFMKVEMRVGTILEASVFKEARKPAYKMTIDFGKELGIKKTSAQITELYDFAELIGKQVIAVVNFPPKQIANIMSECLVLGVVGTDNAVTLLQPERKVENGMRIG
- a CDS encoding solute:sodium symporter family transporter, with the translated sequence MAILSFLGFTILVAVISYMATRGTDENSSEGYFLGGRSLTAGVIAGSLLLTNLSTEQIVGLNGQAYSEGILVMAWETLAAIAMVVTAVFLLPRYLKGGITTVPQFLEERYDKTTKTITSALFLSGYVVVLLPIVLYSGSLAFSTMFDIPEALGISLDASIWLCVWGIGIIGSIYAIFGGLKAVAVSDTVNAVGLLIGGLMIPVFGLMHIGGGSITAGLSTLIAEVPEKFDSIGGSDASVPFATIFTGMMLVQLFYWGTNQAIIQRALAAKNLAEGQKGLLLAAFFKILGPLIVVLPGVIAYQIFQGNLEIPDQAYPKLVSTVLPVGLVGFFAAVLFGAILSSFNSALNSSVTLFGLDIYKAYINKEADEKTVVKYGKLFGVFLAILAMFIAPFIAKAPDGLFGYLQEVNGCYSIPILTIIVVGYLTKNVPALAAKIAIILGVVLYSISQFILKPFVVGAENYPHFLHVMAILFVMNVGIMLLIGKLQPRATAFELAYSKQVDITPYKYLMPVGGAICVTVILIYIYFA